A single region of the Cronobacter condimenti 1330 genome encodes:
- a CDS encoding tape measure protein — translation MSGNVILTKTVNRTVFTIDSASYRKTVDRIKQVGKEWDKVSSKMKPLRMKFEENAYTKIRRKQQDAAAKAALAEAKAKAAAEAKVAKAQIAAERKLQTIRAKAIRFNTAAANANVTPAQRAGHLQEFGQLTKEFHRGSIALSEYNARVSRLQQTMRQQGRVGMRGATIPVTAKVNKLDTSMIEGAGGAITIAATVALSGKIMTTGQDFESAMSGLTAITGSTEKAAKEFEYLKEQSNRLGLNLLETSRDYTQFAAAVGDKLPKDQMRSIFEGASEWGLVTGASADEQSRALRSLNQMMSKGTVMSEELKGQLSEALPGAVGLFVKALNQMKGTTNLTEKDLFDLMQQGKLFSKDILPEVAKQMKAAARNGGALDKAMKSNRASWQRLQTSMQNAMNIFFTSGFGNSLTSAFDAISAAVNGSGGAFEMFGHIAGKIVEGATDAFTELHDTVILTFRIIEYYAAKMGITGEQLKSWGEMAAYAAGVALFAGSIWKLGGAFKWLLTMLNPLTKLLGVMKGIAAIGGIEAATTGGSGGEGKDKPNKPGRGPKVGKVGGAAALSGGPVGWSIAIGSVGGDYAWDKVMDANDAMYGQDTTAGGNLKKDSPLGKLWDFLHSPSLPTNPDFAKPAEKTGWVSSYSNPGYVPPTPTITAPQLKVDMAGNPLMTPPAWLNQPLNVNVNVKVQEGQIRDLVRSEVETNNQHAFNMLMQGGQ, via the coding sequence ATGAGCGGTAACGTGATTCTGACGAAAACCGTAAATAGAACGGTTTTTACTATAGATTCAGCAAGTTACAGAAAGACGGTTGACCGTATCAAACAGGTGGGGAAAGAGTGGGATAAAGTCTCCTCTAAAATGAAGCCTCTACGGATGAAATTTGAGGAAAACGCCTACACCAAGATCCGCCGGAAACAGCAGGACGCCGCCGCAAAAGCAGCACTGGCAGAAGCCAAAGCCAAAGCGGCAGCGGAGGCCAAAGTAGCCAAAGCACAGATCGCAGCGGAGCGCAAACTCCAGACAATCCGAGCTAAAGCCATCCGCTTTAATACCGCAGCGGCTAACGCCAACGTGACCCCGGCCCAACGTGCTGGACACCTCCAGGAGTTTGGACAGCTTACTAAAGAGTTTCATCGGGGTAGCATTGCCCTTTCCGAGTACAACGCCCGTGTGTCACGCCTTCAGCAAACCATGCGCCAACAAGGCCGGGTAGGCATGAGGGGAGCCACAATTCCCGTAACCGCCAAAGTTAACAAACTGGACACCTCCATGATCGAGGGTGCAGGCGGGGCGATCACAATTGCCGCCACTGTGGCACTCTCCGGTAAGATCATGACCACCGGACAGGATTTTGAATCCGCTATGTCTGGTCTTACAGCGATCACCGGTTCCACAGAGAAAGCCGCTAAAGAGTTTGAGTATCTCAAAGAACAGTCCAACCGTTTGGGGCTGAACCTCCTGGAGACTTCCCGTGATTACACTCAGTTTGCCGCCGCTGTTGGTGACAAACTCCCTAAAGACCAGATGAGATCCATCTTTGAGGGTGCCAGTGAATGGGGCCTTGTTACTGGTGCCTCCGCAGATGAGCAATCACGCGCTTTGCGTAGTTTGAACCAGATGATGTCTAAGGGAACGGTGATGAGTGAAGAACTCAAAGGCCAGCTTTCCGAAGCTCTCCCCGGCGCTGTGGGTCTGTTCGTTAAGGCTCTCAACCAGATGAAAGGGACAACCAACCTTACAGAAAAGGATCTGTTTGACCTGATGCAACAAGGGAAGCTGTTCTCTAAGGACATCCTCCCGGAAGTGGCTAAACAGATGAAAGCCGCAGCTCGTAACGGCGGCGCTCTGGATAAGGCTATGAAGTCCAACCGGGCAAGCTGGCAGCGCCTGCAAACCAGTATGCAGAACGCTATGAATATCTTCTTTACTTCTGGCTTTGGTAACTCACTAACCAGCGCTTTCGACGCTATTAGCGCCGCTGTTAACGGCTCTGGTGGGGCCTTTGAGATGTTCGGGCATATCGCCGGGAAAATCGTTGAGGGTGCCACAGATGCGTTTACAGAGTTGCACGACACTGTGATCCTGACCTTCCGCATTATTGAGTATTACGCCGCCAAAATGGGGATTACTGGTGAGCAGCTTAAATCCTGGGGCGAAATGGCAGCATACGCCGCCGGGGTGGCTCTGTTCGCTGGCTCTATCTGGAAGTTGGGCGGGGCCTTTAAATGGTTGTTGACCATGCTCAACCCGCTTACAAAGCTGTTGGGGGTCATGAAAGGGATCGCCGCTATTGGTGGCATTGAAGCCGCTACAACTGGCGGATCTGGTGGGGAAGGTAAAGACAAGCCAAACAAACCGGGCCGGGGTCCGAAAGTTGGCAAGGTAGGCGGCGCGGCGGCTCTCTCTGGCGGTCCTGTTGGCTGGAGCATTGCGATCGGTTCGGTAGGTGGGGATTATGCCTGGGATAAAGTCATGGACGCTAACGACGCCATGTATGGACAGGACACCACCGCCGGGGGCAATCTGAAGAAAGATAGCCCGCTGGGTAAACTGTGGGATTTCCTCCACAGTCCATCCCTTCCGACTAATCCAGACTTTGCCAAACCAGCAGAGAAAACAGGGTGGGTTAGCTCTTACTCCAATCCGGGCTATGTACCTCCTACGCCGACGATTACAGCGCCGCAGCTTAAAGTTGATATGGCAGGTAATCCACTGATGACGCCGCCAGCGTGGCTAAACCAGCCGCTTAACGTGAACGTCAATGTGAAAGTGCAGGAGGGGCAGATCCGGGATCTGGTCCGCTCTGAAGTTGAGACCAATAACCAGCACGCTTTCAATATGCTGATGCAGGGCGGACAGTAA
- a CDS encoding HNH endonuclease family protein, with the protein MAMKATINTLTRDNLIAWGYEYDESAPYAVVRHFKTTGPKPVGSLKNGAAVIPLPNGDRPRAGVVSWILHNGDIPDGYTVALQDPADGRIGNTELITKEEATERRRAARAAAASGPRGVSTLPRGITQDSRGYYRAAFMVNGKRVSKTSRDLDSLTFWLFKERDGLDLTMGGKL; encoded by the coding sequence ATGGCTATGAAAGCAACTATCAACACCCTGACCCGTGACAACCTGATCGCATGGGGCTACGAGTACGACGAAAGCGCCCCGTATGCTGTCGTGCGACACTTTAAGACCACAGGCCCCAAACCAGTGGGAAGCCTGAAGAATGGCGCGGCTGTCATCCCGCTGCCGAACGGCGACCGACCACGCGCCGGGGTTGTCTCCTGGATTCTCCACAATGGGGACATTCCAGACGGTTACACTGTGGCCCTTCAGGACCCGGCAGACGGGCGGATCGGTAACACAGAACTGATTACCAAAGAGGAAGCCACAGAACGCCGTAGAGCGGCCCGCGCTGCTGCTGCCAGTGGACCCCGTGGAGTGTCCACCCTGCCCCGTGGGATCACACAGGACAGCCGAGGATATTACCGCGCCGCTTTCATGGTGAACGGTAAACGTGTGAGTAAGACAAGCCGCGATCTGGACTCTCTAACCTTCTGGCTGTTTAAGGAGCGTGACGGGTTGGATCTGACTATGGGCGGCAAGCTGTGA
- a CDS encoding major capsid protein: MAIDISKFEKLDTVTAIKDVPAGNHLITDLGIFTPVISQNPHAQILDIVETKVSELEQVSRYGTETNAIQISKPLLRDQEIPTVLTTADVKPADWQGLTSAQDPNVEATVMEIVAQKAIRMRDAKLETVESTLARALFKQVAKASKTDDGDIDFRAAMGAAPLSFDLDGSAGANVYAQLAKIRRMLVKEYGASRSYLDRFFVFCSPDLYDALASHPEVTSLITNKVAEAAKGALIPINTAGYDSFSIGNITFILADDDRYEIEEGSGLFVPKFNGADRNPFKLVKGPCSRNQNIAAKGVVSDLYQWITTDKDGMITIKQEFSHIPLNLRPNYTLNVKLK, from the coding sequence ATGGCAATTGATATTTCTAAGTTTGAAAAGCTGGACACCGTTACAGCTATTAAGGATGTCCCGGCAGGCAATCACCTGATCACTGATCTGGGTATTTTTACCCCGGTAATCTCTCAGAATCCACACGCCCAGATCCTGGACATTGTGGAAACTAAAGTTTCTGAACTGGAACAGGTTTCACGCTACGGCACCGAAACAAACGCCATTCAGATCTCCAAGCCGCTGTTGCGCGACCAGGAGATCCCAACCGTGCTTACCACTGCGGACGTTAAACCAGCGGATTGGCAGGGCCTTACCTCTGCACAAGATCCAAACGTTGAAGCCACCGTAATGGAAATCGTTGCACAGAAAGCGATCCGTATGCGTGACGCTAAACTGGAAACCGTTGAAAGCACACTGGCCCGCGCCCTGTTCAAACAGGTAGCCAAAGCCTCTAAGACTGACGACGGTGATATCGACTTCCGCGCGGCGATGGGGGCCGCTCCGCTGAGTTTCGACCTGGACGGATCAGCAGGCGCTAACGTCTATGCACAGCTTGCGAAAATTCGCCGCATGTTGGTTAAAGAGTACGGCGCGAGCCGCTCTTATCTGGATCGCTTCTTTGTCTTCTGCTCCCCGGATCTGTATGACGCACTGGCGAGCCACCCGGAAGTAACCAGCCTGATCACCAACAAGGTGGCGGAAGCTGCAAAAGGCGCTCTGATCCCGATTAACACGGCGGGTTATGACTCCTTCAGCATTGGCAACATTACTTTCATTCTGGCGGACGATGACCGCTACGAAATCGAAGAAGGTTCCGGCCTGTTCGTTCCTAAGTTTAACGGCGCTGACCGTAACCCGTTCAAACTGGTTAAGGGTCCATGCTCCCGTAATCAGAATATTGCCGCTAAAGGTGTAGTGTCTGACCTGTACCAGTGGATCACCACTGATAAGGACGGGATGATCACCATTAAGCAGGAATTTAGTCACATTCCTCTGAACCTGCGCCCGAACTACACGCTGAACGTCAAGCTGAAGTAA
- a CDS encoding fimbrial protein: MLKRLFSGLLVCMILTMPLCRAATGFCNTTGGPKIFNVDASTTVANPDDNQSGKSFSERFGSSENYTAHCDCDDSDLSKDPHPGAYYKSEYLAPMTQYGDAAFIHVNDDIDLSAAINIANVGDVNVPFTDIWNKKNNGCSLNSFTTGQSGSLTFRINKPFLGQSVIPQMAVAAIYGTVRPGQYATEPMAKVFVQGTVTVPQSCEINAGEVISVDFGTIFASNFTTRGHKPDQFIDKKTVIAYVCKNISDGVTLTMTFSGAAADGMPEALATTNPDIGVLMKNSSEQVLPINTSELPMPLNPSTDISRRTGSVNLFTAPVNLSGKTPQNGAFSGSAAITVNIR, encoded by the coding sequence ATGTTGAAAAGACTATTCAGCGGGTTATTGGTCTGCATGATACTTACCATGCCGCTTTGCCGCGCCGCCACAGGCTTTTGTAATACCACGGGCGGCCCGAAAATATTTAATGTTGATGCCAGTACAACAGTCGCTAACCCTGACGATAACCAGAGCGGAAAAAGCTTTTCGGAGCGGTTTGGCTCATCTGAGAATTACACGGCGCATTGCGACTGCGATGACAGCGATCTTAGTAAAGACCCGCACCCGGGGGCCTATTATAAAAGTGAATATCTGGCGCCAATGACGCAATATGGCGACGCCGCATTTATTCATGTTAATGATGATATTGACCTGTCGGCGGCAATAAACATCGCCAACGTCGGCGATGTGAACGTACCGTTTACCGACATCTGGAATAAAAAAAATAACGGCTGTTCGCTAAATAGTTTTACAACCGGACAGAGCGGCTCGCTGACGTTTCGTATTAATAAACCGTTTCTGGGGCAATCGGTAATCCCACAAATGGCCGTAGCAGCTATTTATGGCACCGTCAGACCCGGCCAGTATGCTACAGAGCCTATGGCGAAAGTCTTTGTACAGGGGACGGTAACCGTGCCGCAAAGCTGCGAGATAAACGCCGGTGAAGTCATTTCCGTTGATTTCGGCACCATTTTCGCCAGCAATTTCACCACGCGCGGTCATAAGCCGGACCAGTTTATTGATAAAAAAACGGTCATTGCGTATGTCTGTAAAAATATCAGCGATGGCGTCACGTTAACGATGACCTTTTCGGGGGCAGCAGCTGACGGGATGCCGGAGGCGCTTGCCACCACCAATCCTGATATCGGTGTACTGATGAAGAACAGCAGCGAGCAAGTGCTCCCGATTAATACGAGCGAACTGCCGATGCCGCTTAATCCGTCGACAGATATTTCACGACGCACCGGGTCGGTCAACCTTTTCACGGCGCCCGTCAATCTCAGCGGTAAAACGCCGCAAAATGGCGCGTTTTCAGGCTCCGCCGCGATTACCGTCAATATTCGCTAA
- a CDS encoding tyrosine-type recombinase/integrase, with product MNFVEGCKSVQEVKAVATELLKQGKGLTLYRDAWLLGYELMLRVSDLRSIRYDDIKGDHLVLSQQKTGESVRVRLTDTAKRIIAARREANPDHVYLLQLDSHRSKGKPVSRSKLHEEISYAGEKLGLNLSTHSMRKSKPTIGYDNGEDIAVISKALGHKSLSSTLHYIGATQRKVDDFSDKYSIEDLL from the coding sequence ATGAATTTCGTAGAGGGCTGTAAATCAGTTCAGGAAGTTAAAGCGGTAGCGACAGAGCTACTCAAACAGGGCAAGGGGCTGACGCTTTACCGTGACGCCTGGTTATTAGGTTATGAATTAATGCTGAGGGTGTCGGATCTGCGCTCTATCCGTTATGACGACATCAAAGGCGATCACCTTGTCCTGTCCCAACAGAAAACGGGTGAATCTGTCCGGGTGAGGCTCACCGATACCGCTAAACGCATCATAGCGGCCCGGAGAGAGGCGAACCCTGATCATGTGTACCTCTTACAGTTGGACAGCCACAGGAGCAAGGGAAAACCTGTGAGCCGCTCCAAATTGCATGAGGAAATTAGCTACGCCGGGGAAAAGCTGGGGCTGAATCTTTCGACCCACAGCATGAGGAAGAGTAAACCAACGATTGGTTATGACAATGGGGAGGATATAGCCGTAATTAGTAAAGCATTAGGGCACAAATCGTTATCCAGTACGCTCCATTACATTGGGGCCACACAACGCAAAGTAGATGATTTTAGTGATAAATATTCAATAGAGGATCTGTTATGA
- a CDS encoding fimbria/pilus outer membrane usher protein, with amino-acid sequence MSGPPLVMAQEKVWFDPLLMEQGDPGQRGVDLSIFSTKDQLPAGNYSLRIRLNGEERFTRTIPLTVDARGQTQPVITPALLQELDVKTDAYPALAALSPLAPIDAIGALIPAASVRLDTHNMSLEVSIPQAALRHTARGYVDPAYWDDGIPALFSNYTLNGSETHSDVGAGDASHYLNLQNGLNVGPWRVRNYSTWSKADDASHWDSLYTYLQRDIKPWRSQLTLGESYSPSLIFDSVKFKGAQLATDDNMLPDSLRGFAPVIRGIANSNAEVTVRQNGYIIFQDTVAPGAFEISDLYPTSHSGDLDVTIKEADGKERHFIQPFSAVPIMQRPGQVKYSLTAGQYDSSWSDDATPGFAQGTVIYGLNNQLTLYGGAMGADTYQAAALGVGIGLNEWGSVSIDVTHARSQLQNDTTSTGQSYRFQYSKNIEVTDTSITLAGYRYSTSGYFNFDEANHAQSWYDDRYSGYYQQRSQLQVSINQSLSGVGSFYLNGYQRDFWNRSDKEQNLSTGLAFSVSGVTCTLSAAWNKTDDQTDRQVALGVSVPLSRWLSNSWATFNVSRDQDGRTRYQSGLSGTLMDDGRLSYSLQQSYNHAGQQGEDATDSSADLNYKSRFANLSLGYYQSDDSRQWNYGASGAVIMHPHGVTLSQPLGDAFALVDANGASDIRFKNQSGVATDWLGFAVIPWLSPYERNELSLDTTTLPAGVDADNTHLTLIPNKGAMVYAHIDAREGHRLLLTLRRANNEPVPFGALVTLNGVDGYESIVDEGGIAYVTGVKENGQALVKWGNRADQRCQAAIVLPDTASAQGDLLPLTATCR; translated from the coding sequence ATGAGCGGCCCCCCTCTTGTCATGGCGCAAGAAAAGGTCTGGTTTGACCCCCTGTTAATGGAACAGGGTGATCCTGGGCAACGAGGCGTCGACCTCTCCATTTTTAGTACCAAAGATCAATTGCCGGCGGGCAACTATTCACTACGTATTCGGCTTAACGGTGAGGAACGCTTCACCCGGACAATCCCGCTTACGGTCGATGCGCGGGGACAGACCCAGCCGGTTATTACGCCCGCGCTTTTACAGGAGCTGGACGTAAAAACCGACGCGTACCCGGCGCTTGCGGCACTGTCACCGCTTGCGCCCATTGACGCCATCGGCGCGCTTATTCCGGCAGCCTCGGTGCGACTGGATACCCATAACATGTCGCTTGAAGTCAGTATCCCGCAGGCGGCATTGCGGCATACCGCCCGCGGTTATGTCGACCCTGCGTACTGGGATGATGGCATCCCGGCGCTTTTTAGTAACTACACGCTGAATGGTTCTGAAACGCATAGCGATGTAGGGGCGGGGGACGCCTCTCACTATCTCAATTTACAGAACGGGTTAAATGTCGGGCCGTGGCGCGTACGTAACTATTCGACCTGGAGCAAAGCGGATGACGCGTCGCACTGGGATTCGCTCTATACCTATTTGCAGCGGGATATTAAACCGTGGCGCTCGCAGCTCACGCTCGGGGAAAGCTATTCGCCATCACTGATTTTCGACAGCGTAAAGTTCAAAGGCGCTCAGCTTGCGACTGACGATAACATGCTGCCGGACAGCCTGCGTGGGTTTGCTCCCGTTATTCGAGGCATCGCGAATTCCAATGCTGAGGTGACAGTACGCCAGAACGGCTACATCATTTTCCAGGATACCGTCGCGCCCGGCGCGTTTGAGATAAGCGATCTCTACCCCACCTCGCACAGCGGCGATCTTGACGTCACGATTAAAGAAGCGGATGGCAAAGAGCGGCATTTTATTCAACCCTTTTCCGCCGTACCGATTATGCAGCGGCCAGGGCAGGTAAAATATAGCCTGACGGCAGGGCAATACGATTCGAGCTGGTCGGACGATGCGACACCCGGGTTTGCGCAAGGCACAGTGATTTATGGCCTCAATAACCAGTTAACGCTCTATGGCGGCGCGATGGGGGCAGATACGTATCAGGCGGCGGCGCTTGGGGTCGGCATCGGGCTCAATGAGTGGGGCTCGGTATCAATAGATGTCACGCATGCGCGCAGTCAGCTGCAAAATGACACGACCTCTACAGGCCAGTCCTATCGTTTTCAATATTCCAAAAATATTGAGGTGACGGATACGTCTATCACCCTTGCAGGCTACCGCTATTCCACCAGCGGCTATTTCAATTTTGACGAGGCGAATCATGCGCAATCCTGGTATGACGACCGCTACAGCGGCTATTACCAGCAGCGCAGCCAGTTACAGGTCAGTATTAACCAGTCGCTGAGCGGCGTCGGTTCATTCTACCTGAATGGTTATCAGCGTGATTTCTGGAACCGGTCTGATAAAGAGCAGAACCTCTCCACGGGCCTCGCGTTCTCCGTCTCCGGCGTGACCTGCACGCTCTCCGCCGCGTGGAACAAAACAGACGATCAGACTGACCGGCAAGTCGCGCTGGGCGTCAGTGTTCCGCTGAGCCGCTGGCTAAGCAATAGCTGGGCGACATTTAACGTAAGCCGGGATCAGGATGGCCGCACACGCTATCAAAGCGGGCTCAGCGGCACGCTGATGGATGACGGCAGGCTCAGTTATTCGCTTCAACAAAGCTATAACCACGCGGGCCAGCAGGGCGAGGATGCGACGGACAGCAGCGCCGATCTCAATTATAAATCGCGTTTCGCTAACCTGAGTCTGGGCTATTACCAGTCCGATGATTCGCGCCAGTGGAATTACGGTGCGTCCGGTGCGGTTATTATGCACCCGCATGGCGTCACGCTATCGCAGCCGCTTGGTGATGCGTTCGCACTGGTGGATGCCAACGGCGCCAGCGATATCCGCTTTAAAAACCAGTCCGGCGTCGCGACTGACTGGCTGGGTTTCGCGGTCATTCCCTGGCTTTCTCCGTATGAGCGAAACGAACTGTCGCTGGATACCACCACATTACCCGCAGGCGTCGACGCAGATAACACGCACCTGACGCTTATCCCTAATAAAGGCGCGATGGTGTATGCGCACATCGATGCACGCGAAGGCCATCGACTCTTACTGACGCTGCGCCGGGCGAATAATGAACCGGTGCCGTTTGGCGCACTGGTGACTCTCAATGGTGTCGATGGTTATGAAAGTATTGTCGATGAAGGTGGCATCGCCTATGTGACGGGCGTTAAAGAGAATGGTCAGGCCCTGGTGAAATGGGGCAACCGCGCCGATCAGCGCTGTCAGGCCGCGATTGTTTTACCCGACACGGCGTCAGCGCAAGGCGATCTCCTGCCTCTGACCGCGACATGCCGATAA
- a CDS encoding helix-turn-helix domain-containing protein encodes MTAAAVSKPFTAIPHDLADIEQISGKAFTMNMVYTYSLIKGYQDNGQTAYFSQDLLARRLGATDRTVRNLLRDMLEMGLINKTGQIGGKTCHYTVNPITPEMVGTPEAAKPEVTKPTAAPQPKETVENAGSNQPGIVKCGSESVHRSRPASPGASPVDHSGGAVRPAPVPVPVEQGAANDDLRNPVINFVAGSNVMMVNGLPVEYLEPEESAVDQFGDAF; translated from the coding sequence ATGACAGCAGCCGCAGTAAGTAAGCCGTTTACCGCAATCCCGCATGACCTTGCGGACATTGAACAGATCAGCGGCAAGGCGTTTACCATGAACATGGTTTACACCTACAGCCTGATCAAAGGTTACCAGGACAATGGGCAAACGGCCTATTTCTCACAAGATCTTTTAGCCCGTCGCCTGGGGGCCACAGATCGAACCGTCCGCAACCTGTTGCGCGATATGTTGGAGATGGGTCTGATTAACAAGACCGGGCAGATCGGCGGCAAGACCTGCCATTACACAGTTAACCCGATCACCCCGGAAATGGTGGGAACCCCTGAAGCCGCCAAACCTGAAGTAACCAAACCAACCGCAGCACCCCAACCGAAGGAGACCGTAGAGAATGCAGGAAGTAACCAGCCTGGAATTGTTAAGTGTGGATCTGAAAGTGTACATAGAAGCCGCCCGGCGTCGCCTGGAGCTTCTCCTGTGGACCACAGCGGGGGCGCTGTTCGTCCCGCTCCTGTCCCTGTGCCAGTAGAGCAGGGGGCCGCAAACGATGATTTACGCAACCCTGTTATTAATTTTGTGGCTGGCTCTAATGTGATGATGGTCAACGGCTTGCCTGTTGAATATCTGGAGCCAGAAGAAAGCGCCGTTGATCAGTTTGGTGATGCTTTCTAA
- the ghrA gene encoding glyoxylate/hydroxypyruvate reductase GhrA, whose translation MEILFYHPTFDVRDWAPLLQRHLPDARLRAWQPGDDEPAEYALVWHPPYEMLRGRTDLNAIFVLGAGVDSLLSRLDAHPDLLPAGVPLYRMEDTGMAAQMQEYAVSQVLHWFRRFDDYARLQQEACWQPLEEYRHADFTIGVLGAGVLGGQVAQRLSAWGFPVRCWSRSRKAYPGIASFAGAGELPEFLQGTRVLINLLPNTPDTVGIINASLLASLADDAFVMNLARGAHLVEADLLLAIERGNVKGAMLDVFHKEPLPSESPLWRHPRVRITPHVAAVTRPDEAAAFIAQSITRIARGDMPQNQVDVTRGY comes from the coding sequence GTGGAGATTCTTTTTTACCATCCGACTTTTGATGTCCGGGACTGGGCCCCGCTGCTGCAACGCCATTTGCCCGATGCGCGATTACGCGCCTGGCAGCCCGGCGATGACGAACCTGCGGAGTATGCGCTGGTCTGGCACCCCCCATATGAAATGCTGCGCGGGCGCACCGATCTTAACGCGATTTTTGTCCTCGGTGCGGGCGTTGATTCCCTGCTAAGCCGCCTTGATGCGCACCCGGATCTGCTGCCGGCTGGCGTCCCCCTCTACCGGATGGAAGATACCGGGATGGCGGCGCAGATGCAGGAATACGCCGTAAGCCAGGTGCTGCACTGGTTTCGCCGCTTCGATGACTATGCGAGGCTTCAGCAAGAGGCTTGCTGGCAGCCGCTTGAGGAATATCGCCACGCTGATTTCACTATCGGCGTGCTGGGCGCAGGCGTTCTCGGCGGACAGGTTGCACAACGCCTCAGCGCCTGGGGCTTCCCGGTACGTTGCTGGAGCCGCAGCCGTAAAGCCTATCCCGGCATCGCAAGCTTTGCCGGAGCAGGTGAGTTGCCCGAGTTTTTACAGGGCACCCGCGTACTGATAAACCTGTTGCCTAATACGCCAGATACGGTCGGCATTATTAACGCCAGCCTGTTGGCATCGCTTGCCGATGACGCCTTTGTGATGAATCTGGCGCGCGGCGCGCATCTCGTTGAAGCGGATCTCCTGCTTGCGATTGAGCGCGGTAACGTGAAGGGGGCAATGCTGGATGTGTTTCATAAGGAGCCGCTGCCTTCTGAAAGCCCGCTCTGGCGCCACCCTCGTGTACGCATCACGCCGCATGTGGCTGCGGTCACGCGTCCTGATGAGGCGGCGGCGTTTATCGCACAAAGCATCACGCGGATTGCGCGTGGCGATATGCCGCAAAATCAGGTAGATGTGACGCGGGGTTACTAG